Proteins from one Candidatus Saccharimonadales bacterium genomic window:
- a CDS encoding rRNA adenine N-6-methyltransferase family protein, translating to MKRLFFYQYVRNVRTVGAVAPSSRFLAKAMMKSIDFEQAKVIIEYGPGTGVFTSEIAKNILPETKVIIIEQNKAFHELLKKTYVDHKNIIILHDSAENVESILKKHDIKKVDYIVSGLPFAALPVEVSDRILTSTKKLVHSHGVFITFQYTLLKKNFMHGFFKKIIITREYRNVPPAYVFTCTN from the coding sequence ATGAAGCGACTCTTCTTTTATCAGTACGTTAGAAACGTACGAACCGTTGGTGCGGTTGCACCAAGCTCACGGTTCCTGGCAAAAGCCATGATGAAATCAATAGACTTTGAACAAGCAAAAGTTATTATTGAATATGGTCCTGGTACCGGAGTCTTTACTTCAGAAATTGCAAAAAATATTCTGCCTGAAACGAAGGTTATTATCATTGAGCAAAATAAAGCATTTCATGAACTGTTAAAGAAAACATATGTAGATCATAAAAATATAATCATACTTCATGACTCCGCAGAAAATGTCGAATCAATTCTTAAAAAACACGATATTAAAAAAGTAGACTACATTGTTTCTGGACTTCCATTTGCTGCGCTACCTGTCGAAGTATCCGATCGGATTCTCACAAGTACTAAAAAGCTTGTTCATAGTCACGGTGTATTCATTACTTTTCAGTACACACTTCTTAAAAAGAATTTCATGCACGGCTTCTTTAAAAAGATTATAATCACCCGTGAATATCGAAACGTACCACCAGCCTACGTTTTTACGTGTACAAACTAA
- a CDS encoding VTT domain-containing protein — MIPGFNLTELTNSVGPLAVVLILAAIIFAESGLLIGFFLPGDTVLFSAGFLVYGGILHFDIHLMVLILFIAAVLGDSVGYLFGRRIGRKIFKRPDSILFRQENMERAEAFYEKHGGKTIIIARFVPIVRTFAPIIAGVGKMSYKVFLTFNMIGAGLWAVGVTYAGYFAGGWLEKMGVKPESIDKVILPVILIVILASLLPALYHLFKDKKQRDAVWAATKRQVNVLLRRK, encoded by the coding sequence ATGATACCTGGCTTTAACCTCACCGAACTGACAAACTCCGTTGGCCCACTTGCCGTCGTCCTTATTCTTGCAGCAATTATTTTTGCTGAGTCTGGTCTTCTTATCGGATTCTTCCTTCCTGGTGATACAGTGCTATTTAGTGCTGGTTTCCTCGTCTATGGTGGCATTCTCCACTTTGACATTCATCTTATGGTACTGATTCTGTTCATTGCCGCTGTACTCGGCGACAGTGTTGGCTACCTATTTGGTAGGCGGATAGGAAGAAAGATCTTCAAACGTCCAGATTCTATCTTATTCCGTCAAGAAAATATGGAGCGCGCAGAAGCGTTCTACGAGAAGCATGGTGGCAAGACTATTATTATTGCCCGCTTCGTACCAATTGTTCGAACCTTTGCCCCTATTATTGCTGGTGTTGGTAAAATGAGTTACAAAGTATTTCTTACTTTCAACATGATTGGTGCTGGACTATGGGCAGTTGGCGTGACGTATGCTGGTTATTTTGCAGGTGGTTGGTTAGAAAAAATGGGCGTGAAACCTGAAAGTATCGATAAGGTCATTCTTCCAGTCATTCTTATTGTTATCCTCGCGTCTCTTCTTCCTGCTCTTTACCATCTTTTCAAAGACAAGAAGCAACGTGACGCCGTTTGGGCTGCGACGAAACGACAAGTAAACGTTCTTCTTCGTCGTAAATAG
- a CDS encoding 50S ribosomal protein L25 — protein sequence MNEITLKLDERIVQGKKVAKLRADGFVPSVVYGGNAEPMSTQSLVVETTKVTHQAGKHTPVHLMINGKNTLAIIKNIDIDPVRHEVRHVAFHTIKQNEKIVTEVPIHLTGENESPAERAGLVVLQAIEHVEIRAIPANLPEALEVSILGLTTTEDKLTLADIKLPEGVEFADHEQDVELVVANVYEPSALQAANEAAGGTAEDESEVEAENGSEEAAPDAEADTKKESK from the coding sequence ATGAACGAAATTACCCTAAAGCTCGATGAACGAATTGTTCAGGGCAAAAAAGTTGCTAAACTGCGTGCCGATGGTTTTGTGCCAAGTGTTGTTTACGGTGGAAACGCCGAGCCAATGTCGACACAATCACTTGTTGTTGAGACAACAAAAGTAACACATCAAGCTGGTAAACATACACCAGTGCATTTGATGATAAACGGAAAAAATACACTCGCTATCATTAAGAACATCGACATCGATCCAGTTCGACATGAAGTGCGACACGTAGCCTTCCATACTATTAAGCAAAACGAAAAGATTGTTACTGAAGTGCCAATCCATCTTACTGGTGAAAACGAAAGCCCAGCTGAACGTGCTGGACTCGTTGTCCTCCAGGCAATTGAGCACGTCGAAATCCGTGCCATTCCTGCAAACCTTCCAGAAGCACTCGAAGTATCTATTCTTGGTCTTACAACAACTGAAGATAAGTTAACACTTGCTGACATTAAACTACCTGAGGGTGTTGAGTTTGCAGACCACGAACAAGACGTTGAACTTGTTGTTGCAAACGTTTACGAGCCAAGTGCCCTTCAAGCTGCAAACGAAGCAGCCGGCGGTACAGCTGAAGACGAGTCAGAAGTTGAAGCAGAAAACGGAAGCGAAGAAGCCGCTCCTGATGCTGAAGCAGATACGAAAAAAGAATCTAAATAG
- a CDS encoding MazG nucleotide pyrophosphohydrolase domain-containing protein yields MNIEELQKWVSDDWKQHSTSSPSVELQLLFIMEELGEVAEAIRKNSGDKDRIQKVTDLGSEIADLIVSITTLANHFNINLTNEIKGFQDRIEERRTTARSD; encoded by the coding sequence ATGAACATTGAAGAATTACAAAAATGGGTTTCTGATGATTGGAAACAACACTCGACCAGTAGCCCATCCGTCGAACTGCAACTACTGTTTATTATGGAAGAGCTTGGTGAAGTTGCCGAAGCAATCCGTAAAAATAGTGGAGATAAAGATCGAATTCAAAAAGTTACTGATCTTGGATCAGAAATTGCTGACCTGATCGTTTCGATTACGACGCTTGCGAACCATTTTAATATTAATCTTACCAACGAGATTAAAGGTTTTCAGGATCGGATTGAAGAGCGCCGAACCACAGCGCGATCAGACTAA
- a CDS encoding SGNH/GDSL hydrolase family protein, which yields MKTNTLYAGDANCEFEDNITNTWSSYITDETRWGGEVVSMTEDAKLAFVEAMVDGDVSVSQVSWQQTSTRVGKYVTVYFSEDKTSYLDWSGWNNALSVKGYQYGLLIGCNSGIDTLHPTVYLFSTPAFSTTGTLSQNTGSSSPIVTNFFTNATQNLPTGYAGVSIVTQPSGTKYVAMGDSYSSGEGSLNYDLPGGDCHRSSSSYPYYLVNNQPIPLAPLVPLDFVACSGAITDDLFNSNSINTAEDAQMSHLKADTAVVTLTIGGNDIGFTDATNACADYTTHSGYSCATNSSLSSAISSRMSAFEDSTVHVNAPGQNRPIHSLSSVLSAIVTAAPNAKIYIAGYPHLFGASTSNYEYDGDAPGAYKCIVTHGIGPVVAFAYSDAQWLNDKVDELNQIVSDAVDNLANPDVLYVSPSTFDTHGLCDSSSSYLNDIHFTGFNTVKSESLHPNVDGITYGYGVAFEAKIN from the coding sequence GTGAAAACGAATACGCTGTACGCAGGCGACGCTAACTGTGAATTCGAAGACAATATCACAAATACGTGGTCGTCTTACATTACAGACGAGACGCGCTGGGGAGGTGAAGTAGTTTCAATGACTGAAGATGCAAAGCTTGCTTTCGTTGAAGCTATGGTAGATGGTGACGTATCTGTCAGTCAAGTGTCGTGGCAGCAAACCTCAACACGAGTGGGAAAATACGTCACGGTCTACTTTTCTGAAGACAAAACCTCATACCTAGATTGGAGTGGGTGGAATAATGCACTGTCGGTTAAGGGCTATCAGTATGGCTTATTAATAGGCTGCAACTCTGGCATCGATACATTACATCCTACGGTGTATCTATTCTCGACACCAGCCTTCAGCACGACCGGAACGCTTTCGCAAAATACGGGAAGTTCCAGTCCGATTGTGACGAATTTCTTCACAAATGCCACTCAAAACCTTCCCACTGGTTATGCCGGTGTGTCGATTGTTACTCAGCCTTCTGGAACGAAGTACGTTGCTATGGGTGATTCATACAGTTCGGGCGAAGGGTCACTTAACTACGATCTTCCTGGTGGTGACTGTCATCGTTCGTCTTCAAGTTATCCGTATTACTTGGTAAATAACCAACCTATACCTCTGGCTCCACTTGTGCCTCTTGATTTTGTGGCATGTAGTGGTGCTATAACAGATGATCTATTCAACTCGAATTCAATCAATACTGCAGAGGATGCTCAGATGAGTCATCTAAAGGCGGACACGGCAGTCGTCACTTTAACGATCGGAGGTAATGACATCGGATTTACTGATGCGACCAACGCGTGCGCTGACTATACAACTCATTCCGGCTATAGTTGCGCGACAAATAGTTCGCTATCAAGCGCAATAAGTAGTCGGATGAGTGCATTTGAAGACTCAACAGTACATGTTAATGCTCCTGGGCAAAATAGGCCAATCCACTCCCTATCGAGCGTGTTGTCAGCGATAGTGACGGCTGCCCCGAATGCAAAAATATACATTGCTGGTTATCCGCATCTGTTCGGTGCATCCACTAGTAACTATGAGTATGACGGTGATGCTCCTGGTGCGTATAAATGCATTGTTACACATGGCATTGGGCCTGTAGTAGCCTTTGCATATAGCGATGCGCAGTGGCTTAATGATAAAGTCGACGAGTTAAACCAGATCGTTTCGGATGCAGTTGACAATTTGGCGAACCCTGACGTGTTATATGTCAGTCCGTCCACATTTGATACTCATGGCCTGTGTGATAGTTCATCATCATACTTGAATGACATCCATTTTACAGGTTTTAACACTGTGAAATCAGAAAGTCTTCATCCGAATGTCGATGGGATAACTTATGGGTATGGTGTTGCATTTGAGGCCAAAATTAATTAG